A genomic stretch from Lathyrus oleraceus cultivar Zhongwan6 chromosome 2, CAAS_Psat_ZW6_1.0, whole genome shotgun sequence includes:
- the LOC127121293 gene encoding protein FANTASTIC FOUR 1, giving the protein MTFRSFSSILYPYPSDDYDYIGNESCIDFQTDNNKSLPSSSEQKMKSCIRNREKKREFPPPIPCLAQTQNLASHMPYVLKRYYTDEGRLIIKEEKVKHHEYFHAHRENGRLTLQLVPLGYDDDDDDFMEEEEEVEEVKEVEEEEEEINNAIMDQSVIINDDFEAENMDNTQKNVENENEVAVENENEIIGGANTKPNYLNCNNSVISSSSGIFGVLPLQPIRTVRG; this is encoded by the coding sequence ATGACTTTTAGATCTTTCAGCTCTATATTATACCCTTACCCTTCTGATGACTATGACTACATTGGTAATGAAAGTTGCATTGACTTTCAAACTGATAACAATAAGTCTCTACCTTCTTCCAGTGAACAGAAAATGAAAAGCTGCATTAGAAATAGGGAAAAGAAAAGAGAGTTCCCTCCTCCTATACCTTGCCTTGCTCAAACTCAAAACCTGGCTTCTCACATGCCGTATGTGTTGAAAAGATACTACACTGATGAAGGAAGGTTGATTATCAAGGAAGAGAAAGTGAAACATCATGAGTATTTTCATGCACACAGAGAGAATGGTAGACTTACTTTGCAGCTTGTTCCACTTGGTTATGACGACGATGATGACGATTTCATGGAGGAAGAAGAGGaagtagaagaagtaaaagaagTTGAAGAAGAAGAGGAGGAGATTAACAACGCTATCATGGATCAAAGTGTTATTATAAATGATGATTTTGAAGCAGAAAATATGGATAACACTCAAAAGAATGTTGAAAATGAGAATGAGGTTGCTGTTGAAAATGAGAATGAGATAATAGGGGGTGCAAATACTAAACCAAATTATTTAAACTGTAACAACAGTGTCATATCATCTTCTTCTGGTATATTTGGGGTACTTCCTCTGCAACCTATAAGAACAGTACGTGGTTGA